The Bacteroidia bacterium genome includes a window with the following:
- a CDS encoding M20/M25/M40 family metallo-hydrolase: protein VPMGLLPMGDDGFHQNFTYKASLNPHDTIGRGEELNGTNVIAFLDRKSDKTIVLGAHYDHLGDDGRGSSLDANPQGKIHNGADDNASGSAGLIELARLISTQKLLKNYNVLFAWFSAEEAGLIGSKYLCNHFPLKLESVKLMVNLDMIGRLNDSTRALTMMGMGTSPVFGPSLNECNSYNFKLVMDSSGTGPSDHTSFYLKNIPVLAFFTGTHSDYHKPGDDIEKINFQGESDVLSFVLKVLNKCTGLKDIPFTPTKTKANTAASFKVTMGVMPDYSFSGPGLRIDGVTDGKPAAKADFKAGDIILKIENFDVKDIYSYMEILGKFKKGDKPFVSVKRGQEIIVKQIEF from the coding sequence TAGTTCCCATGGGTTTACTGCCGATGGGCGACGACGGATTTCACCAGAATTTTACCTACAAAGCAAGCCTAAATCCTCACGACACCATTGGCCGTGGTGAAGAGTTAAACGGAACCAATGTAATAGCTTTCCTGGATAGAAAATCCGACAAAACCATTGTTTTAGGTGCCCACTACGATCACCTGGGCGATGATGGACGCGGCAGTTCTCTGGATGCCAATCCTCAAGGTAAAATCCACAATGGCGCCGACGATAATGCCTCCGGTTCAGCCGGATTAATAGAATTGGCCCGCTTGATTTCAACCCAAAAATTATTGAAAAACTACAATGTGCTATTTGCCTGGTTCTCCGCAGAAGAAGCCGGTTTAATCGGTTCCAAATACCTCTGCAACCACTTTCCACTGAAATTAGAATCGGTAAAATTGATGGTAAACCTGGATATGATAGGCCGCCTCAACGATAGCACCCGTGCCCTCACCATGATGGGAATGGGAACTAGTCCGGTATTTGGTCCAAGCCTCAACGAATGCAATAGCTACAATTTTAAATTGGTGATGGACAGCAGTGGTACCGGCCCCTCCGACCACACCTCCTTCTACCTCAAAAACATTCCCGTATTGGCCTTTTTTACCGGTACCCACAGCGACTACCACAAACCTGGCGATGATATAGAAAAAATTAATTTTCAAGGGGAGTCGGATGTGCTAAGTTTTGTGCTAAAAGTGCTGAACAAATGCACCGGTTTGAAAGACATACCTTTTACCCCAACCAAAACCAAAGCAAATACCGCCGCTTCGTTCAAAGTAACCATGGGTGTTATGCCCGATTACAGCTTCAGCGGTCCGGGCCTCCGAATCGATGGGGTTACCGACGGTAAACCTGCGGCCAAAGCCGATTTTAAAGCAGGAGATATCATTTTGAAAATAGAAAACTTCGATGTAAAAGATATCTACAGCTACATGGAAATTTTGGGGAAATTCAAAAAAGGCGACAAACCCTTTGTATCGGTCAAAAGAGGACAGGAGATTATTGTTAAACAAATTGAGTTTTAA